In the Hordeum vulgare subsp. vulgare chromosome 7H, MorexV3_pseudomolecules_assembly, whole genome shotgun sequence genome, one interval contains:
- the LOC123412829 gene encoding uncharacterized protein LOC123412829 produces the protein MALPDEILEEIFLRLTAPADLAACVSFRGVITGHPFLRRFRTLHPPPLLGILCDGLIPARPPHPSAAAAATLADADFSCSFLPPSRDRWCRLDGRALFTPRLQGSGVVRDGTYDAWDLVKEFAVCDQLHRRYLLLPVLPDHLAGQVHSPEFLECEPFLSLLLPATRRTRHSETSE, from the coding sequence ATGGCGCTCCCAGACGAAATCCTGGAGGAGATCTTCCTCCGCCTGACCGCCCCCGCCGACCTCGCGGCCTGCGTCTCCTTCCGCGGCGTCATCACCGGCCACCCCTTCCTCCGCCGATTCCGCACCCTCcacccgccgcctctcctcggcaTCCTCTGCGACGGCCTAATCCCCGCCCGACCGCCCCACCCTTCCGCCGCCGCGGCGGCCACCTTAGCCGACGCCGACTTCTCCTGCTCCTTCCTCCCCCCGTCCCGGGACCGCTGGTGCCGCCTCGACGGCCGCGCCCTTTTCACCCCCCGCCTCCAGGGGAGCGGCGTCGTGCGCGACGGCACGTACGACGCCTGGGATCTGGTCAAGGAGTTCGCCGTCTGCGACCAGCTGCACCGCCGCTACCTCCTGCTACCTGTCCTCCCCGACCACCTCGCCGGTCAAGTCCATTCGCCGGAGTTCCTGGAATGTGAGCCCTTCCTTTCCTTGCTCctcccggcgacgaggaggactcGTCATTCAGAGACTTCAGAGTAA